The genome window GTTGTGACTTTTCAGTTTTGACTTCTCAACTGGACCAATCAGTGGTTTCAGCCATATATCAGCTTGGCCAGATTTCTTCAAAagattaccatcttcaggaatcTCGATGGTAACTTGTTTCATTGCCCTACTGTTACTGGAGGAACCAACTTCAATATGGGAAGTTGTAACAGAAGGGGCAGTCGAGGAAGTCAAAATAGCCACAGGCGGAACAGTGGCAGCAACAGCAAGAACGGGTAACTGAAGTTCAATCGGAGTAGAGGCATGAAAGTGGCAAGAGGCATTTCCTTAGATATAAAGCCAAAGCTTTCTTCATCAAACCCACGAGAAAAGAGGTTTTCAGTAGAGTCATGGGGTGCAGTAGGCGTCTCTTAATCAGAACTCACTAAGGTAACATTTTCAGGCTCGGACATGAGAACAGAACTAGGAGGGGGAGTAGCTTCGTCATCTAAAATGACCCGTCTCCTAGCCCGTGGCTTACGAACCAACGAGCCTTCGTCCTATTCTTCATCATCCTCAGAGTTCTGTGGTCTATCATCTTTTCTTTTTGACGAAGAACTCAAGATTATCTCTTAAGCCTTTGATAGAGAGAGCCTTAAAGCAGTGATTGAAGCAGCACTTACAACTCGAATGGGAACCCTAACAATGAAAGGGGTTAATAAGTTCCAAAATAAATATGGAAGTAAGGAAGAAAGTGAAAGAGAAAGTTACCGTGAATCTGTTTGAAAGGTATTTCCAGGACCTTTCTTCCATAGGAGCAACGGTTAACAATTTCTCTACCCACCCACGGAGATCAGGAATCTCCTCAACAGTTCCCATGGTtgctaaaaaagaaaagtaaaacagTTACGAGATTACAAGTTCTtcacaaaaaaaaagaagagaaataaAAGATTGAAACAAAGACTTATGTGCAaagttccacttctcagggaaggGAATGTTCTCTTCACCTACTAACCCACTTGTAGGAGCAGCAACAAATTGGACATACCAGCCAAGATCTTTGTCATCTTCAGGGCTAACCAAAACCCTGTTACTCCTCGCCACGAGAGTAAAAATCCCATGACGAAATAATTTGGAGAGTAAAGATGAATCAGATGGTAAAAGGTGAAGGGTAAAGAAACCAAAATTGACAAGTATCTAAGGCATGGCACAGCCCTCCATACAATATGACCAATCTTTCCTAAATACACATCGAAGAAACGACAAAACTCAATGATAACTGGATCAATATGTGGCCTAAAACCTAATGTGAAGGGATACATATACACAAAAGAAAAACCAGCTTTAAAGGAAGTGATCCTTTGATTTTCATGGGGGACCAGAATCGGGAAGTCAAATTTTCAATAGCAATCTCTCCACACAATAGAAACTAAACCCTCAGTAATCTGGGAAGGGTAAACATCAGCACGATCGTGAGAAGTCATGGAAGTGAcctaatttttaattaattctcTATTAGTGAAAAAGGAAAGTTCAGCGGGAATAATCTCGTCGACAGTAATTTCACGAAGCGGTTCACTAGAATCCCTACTTCTAGCGGAAGATCTATGTGAAGAAGAAGCTCTAGTTCTAGAAGATGATGGAGGAGTAGTACTGGGTTGAGAAGGAGAGCCACGTACAGACACTGACCGTAAACTACGTAACCTACCACCTCTCCTACTCCTGATAGGAGCGGAAGAAGAGGGAAGTTCATCTACTATGACGACTCTTCGAGGATCAGGATATGAAGAAGACATAGTTGTATGGGGAAGTAGTACGTAATGAAGAACAAGAGTAAAGTTATGAATAAAAAACACTGAAGAAAGTTTTTTGTAAAAGCAAAGGTAAATGATGTATTTATATGCAGAAGCAATTGTCATTTAAAGAGGGTAATGATGGAAACATCATTATGAAAATAGTCACTTCTTGACTGATGCAGCCACAAAAAGCCCTAAAACTCGCTAAAGAGTTGCAGAACCAATCGATGACTGCCACGTGTCATATGCATTAAATAGAAGTGACATACGACGCATTGGTTCAGAGGAAGATGCAATGGTACGTGAGAAATAACGGCAAACAATTCCTGCCATAAATGTGATCCACTTCCCAAATATTCAATTGCTGAATAATTGGtaagtggggggactatctgtattgatAAAAATAAATGTTCACGTGGAGTTAATTATATGGTTGACATGGCAAGGCACGTGGATCACTAGAAAAGTGACAGCTGGAGAGGAGCACTAAAAGAGACATGAGTCGCAGCAGATACGAACAAATCACCCACGAGGTAAAAAAAAATGGTTGCTCGAGTCTCTTTAAGTTATATGAAGAGGCACCGGTGAAATGAACCAAGACAGTAAAAAGGACAGATTCATGGATCTTCAATTAATGAGCGTGGATGATTACAAACGTTACAGAATCTTCACGAACAGTTACGATTACCAATTATAACGTTtcattaatgtcattaatgctcataatgactCGGTCTTAAAAGGGAAATGACGTTGTACTTGAAGACCTCTATATAATGGAAAGAAATGTCATTTGTACAGACACGTTCTGATGAACATtggaatataattactttcttgtgctttctattgattactttgtcatttctgattcttatttcctttcttatttttgagagaatattgaatttcttgattatcagtaacccaaatacttctaaaaataggctttgactgaGAATCTAATTCTTTAGAGAAACACACACCAAATTGATTGTTTCAAAAAATGAGACTTTTCATTATTCCGGAACAATagatttaacaatacaatacaaccaattttaatgaaacaatcaaaacaaacattgttatgggataacaatacaatacgatacggtgactaacaaccatccaaacaagctgtaaggtGGAAACAAAGACATTTATTCATATTAAAACGAGATAGTCTCCTACATTCATGGGCGCCTTATACACCATAAGATTCGATCAAAACATAAAACACTAGCTAGACAAAGAGCAGTCTCTAACTAAGCTAGCTCACACACGATGGTGTGTTTTTATTAACAAAAACCATTTTGATATGTTCAGCTTAGAAGCGGCACTGGGTAGGCTGGATATTGCACATACGGGGGAGATAACGAGCTCTCTCTGACATGCGCTCTGCCTCTTGGCCGCGGCCACCACGCTGCTGTGTCACCATTCTCCTAAGTGCCTCGCAGCGGCATAGAGTGTCCATGTTCCTCAATTCCTGGCAACATTGTTGGAGATGCTGCTGTCCTTGGTTGCTCTCCTCATCATCTGTCACCATGCTCAGCTCGTCGCCATAATATTGGCGGCTTCTTGAAAGGTACATCCTGCAATCATATTCGAGATTTAAACTTAGTAAAAATTTAACCCTCATGAGTACGAGTTCGAAATTCTAGCCCATTTGATTTACTTGATTTGAAATCTATTATTTGTACTAATTTAATAATCTTTAAAACATATACCAAGGCTGGCTATATTATGTTCGGATGAACCGATTTGTACATTACATGTGCCCCTGCCTATAACTAATTAATGATGTAGGCATAATCTTATGCATGTGGCATTATTGTTACAGTTCTGATTGTAAGTACTTAATTTGAGTCTAAAACTATGTTGATTTTAAGACTCTACTTCTGTCTTCAATTTAGAGTTACTCCTGGTATTATCTTCTATTTAAAGAGTGTCTAAATTGATCTATTGTACCTCTAAATATAATTTCTTAAAATAATACATTTACACACAAAAAATTATTTTACCTGCAGTGGTTGAGCCTCTGTCTCTGGATCTGCTCTTGGCACCTCTGTGACCCTTGATTGTCGATATCGTCCTCCGTCACGGTGGTGGTGACGGTGAAGGTGTTGGCACTTGCAACGGCTAACAAGCACAAGAGAAGAGCAGCAGCAACTGAAATCTTCGCCATAGCAAGAGTGAGATTTGTGTGTTTTTAGTGATAGAAGAGGTGAATTGCTAGCTAGTGCTTTGTGATGGTGAACTACTCCATTTTGAGGGTATTTATAGCAGATTTGATGATTTGCATGACAAGTACGTGTAGAGTGAAAGCTAAAAAGGCAAACGGAAACATTTGCATGAGGGGAAAACGTGGGCTGCACCAAAGAAACTCTTCGCCACGTCTATGAATACATGCAAATATGTGCTGCCGGAAAAGAGCACTTTAATTTGTTTGGACGCAAAACGCAAATTTTCATTTCGATTCTTTTGCAGAAGCATTCTGCAGCGAGTAGTACTGGCAGCATAGCCATCTTAATTGGCTTCTTTTGAGAGCAAGAGTGACTACTCAATGACTTGATAATTAATTATATCATCCATTAAATACTAATTGTCACATATAGGATAATGCATAATTAACTATACATACTAGTTACAGGGGCTACTTACTATTCTATTTCAAATGGCCAAATTAGGATTGGTACTTGCAAGCTGAGCACGAACAATGCATATTTACTCTGTTAGTAATAAAAACATTACTAAATTGTCATTTTGATATACACGAGAAGAATTTAGTAGCTTTTTTAAAGATTTAATACTATCTAAATTTCATCTTATGAAAAATTAATTTAATCTATGAATTCAATTGAACTTCATATAACTCTCCATAAGCAATGAAACTAACGAAATCTTAACATATTCTTCAATCACAAGTTCAAAATCAAATGAAAAATTAAGGGTCTATTAGGTCTTAATACTTGAACGTACTTATTGTTTTAGcccaattttttaatttaaaagcaTACACCCTCTTAAAACCCTCGTCATATTTTGGAACGCCTCTTAACGtcagatattatttgcaattgtATATCAACGCCAGAAATAGGCTCGAGTACCACTACAAGAAATTGGATTATTAGTGGCGACATATTGCACCGATCCTATAGGTTGCTACAACAGCTATATTATTAGCAACGACTTTATAAGTCGCTACATATGGTTAATGTTTAGTAGCGACTTTTTTTAGGTCGCCTCTGATGTGATGTGGTTGGAATTTTCAATCCcgctaaaaataaaattttgactcCATATTTTTAGTGGCGACTTTTGGAAAGTCGATGGTAATTTGCAATTGCAGCGACTGGGTCGCTCCAATACcacatatttttacttttaaaataattaaaaaaataaaatacctaattaattaaaacttaTTGCCTGCTCTTGGTATGAACGAACAGAAGCCctaaaacttttaaaaaaattcagCCAAATTCTCTCTAGAATCCAATCAAAAGCCCTACTTTCCTCAGCGAAAATTTCAGCCAAATCATAATCCCTCGAATCAAAATGTGAAGGTATGTTCAAATCCCTAATCTTTTTCGTTTT of Nicotiana tomentosiformis chromosome 7, ASM39032v3, whole genome shotgun sequence contains these proteins:
- the LOC104093856 gene encoding 2S seed storage albumin protein-like — encoded protein: MAKISVAAALLLCLLAVASANTFTVTTTVTEDDIDNQGSQRCQEQIQRQRLNHCRMYLSRSRQYYGDELSMVTDDEESNQGQQHLQQCCQELRNMDTLCRCEALRRMVTQQRGGRGQEAERMSERARYLPRMCNIQPTQCRF